The following coding sequences are from one Betaproteobacteria bacterium window:
- a CDS encoding NAD(P)H-hydrate dehydratase — MTLLLRSAVLRDLESAHADQPLMARAGATAAEWATTLAVEASRPILVLAGPGNNGGDAFVAALRLRQQGAAVRVVFVADPQTLPTDARAAHADFLAAGGTTVATIPDGERWGLIIDGLFGIGLARSPESPYAEWIPTANALAGRDACPLLALDCPSGLNADTGRAHHPTIRATHTLSFIADKPGLHTADGPDQCGLIRIASLGLDLTVATPPAGRLVTPALFAEALVGRLHNTHKGSFGSAGIVGGAHSMLGASLLAGRAALRLGAGRVYVGLVDPEAPSFDPACPELMLRRPEGVLEAGLTALACGPGLGNSLTAISLLERALGLDLPVILDADALNLIAFESALQSAVAQRTAPTLLTPHPLEAARLMDCEPEEVQADRIGIATELAWRFDAQVALKGCGTVIASPKGQWWINATGNPGLASAGTGDVLTGFTLALLAQGWTPENALLAAVHLHGAAADALVESGSGPVGLTASELVDPGRRLLNRWLRGG, encoded by the coding sequence ATGACACTCCTCCTGCGCAGCGCCGTTCTCCGTGATCTGGAATCCGCCCATGCCGATCAGCCGCTCATGGCCCGGGCCGGGGCCACGGCGGCGGAGTGGGCCACGACGCTGGCGGTGGAAGCTTCCCGCCCCATCCTCGTCCTGGCCGGCCCCGGCAACAACGGAGGCGATGCCTTCGTCGCGGCGCTTCGGCTGAGGCAGCAGGGGGCCGCGGTGCGGGTCGTCTTCGTCGCCGACCCGCAGACACTGCCGACGGACGCCCGGGCAGCCCACGCGGACTTCCTCGCCGCGGGAGGGACGACCGTCGCGACCATTCCGGACGGCGAGCGCTGGGGGCTCATCATCGACGGCCTGTTCGGCATCGGTCTGGCCCGCTCCCCCGAATCCCCTTACGCCGAGTGGATTCCGACCGCCAACGCCCTGGCCGGCCGCGACGCCTGCCCCCTCCTGGCCCTCGACTGCCCCTCGGGTCTCAACGCCGATACCGGCCGGGCCCACCACCCGACGATCCGGGCCACCCACACCCTGAGCTTCATCGCCGACAAGCCCGGCCTCCACACCGCCGATGGCCCCGACCAGTGCGGCCTGATCCGCATCGCCTCCCTGGGCCTCGACCTCACCGTCGCGACCCCGCCCGCCGGGCGTCTGGTCACCCCCGCGCTCTTTGCCGAGGCCCTGGTGGGCCGCCTGCACAATACCCACAAGGGAAGCTTCGGCAGCGCCGGCATCGTCGGCGGCGCCCACTCCATGCTGGGGGCCTCCCTGCTGGCCGGGCGGGCGGCACTGCGCCTGGGGGCCGGCCGCGTCTATGTCGGCCTGGTGGATCCGGAGGCCCCTTCCTTCGACCCGGCTTGCCCGGAACTCATGCTGCGTCGGCCGGAGGGAGTCCTGGAGGCCGGTCTCACGGCCCTGGCCTGTGGTCCCGGCCTGGGCAACAGCCTCACCGCCATCAGCCTGCTGGAGCGCGCCCTCGGCCTCGACCTGCCCGTCATTCTCGATGCCGACGCCCTCAATCTCATCGCCTTCGAATCGGCGCTGCAAAGCGCCGTGGCCCAGCGCACGGCCCCCACCCTCCTCACCCCGCACCCCCTGGAGGCGGCGCGCCTCATGGACTGTGAACCGGAAGAGGTACAGGCCGACCGCATCGGCATCGCCACCGAACTGGCCTGGCGTTTCGACGCCCAGGTGGCCCTCAAGGGGTGCGGGACCGTCATCGCTTCCCCCAAGGGCCAATGGTGGATCAACGCCACCGGCAACCCGGGCCTCGCCTCGGCGGGCACCGGCGACGTGCTCACCGGCTTCACCCTCGCCCTCCTGGCCCAGGGCTGGACGCCGGAAAACGCCCTCCTGGCCGCGGTACACCTGCACGGCGCCGCAGCCGACGCCCTGGTGGAAAGCGGTTCCGGTCCCGTGGGCCTCACCGCGAGCGAACTGGTGGATCCGGGCCGGCGCCTCCTGAACCGCTGGCTGCGCGGTGGCTGA
- a CDS encoding DMT family transporter, producing MLFCSLFFFAALDATAKYLAQSYSVPLLVWARYCVHFLLMAVILGPRLGRSLIRTGNPRLVILRGLFLVGCTAFGVAALARMPLAETTAIAFTAPLLVALLAGPLLGERLTPLRWGVVFIGFAGVLLIARPEGGVTPSGAGLALGASACFAAYQILTRRLAASESTLTLLFYTALSGSVVTSLALPFFHADLVVPPPGDALLICALGVLGGSGHFLLTWAFRHAPASLLSPFTYLQLVWATLLGAAVFGHWPDALAFLGMAIIVAGGVVLAIRTAPANPESR from the coding sequence CTGCTCTTCTGCTCCCTCTTCTTCTTCGCCGCCCTCGACGCCACGGCGAAGTATCTGGCGCAGTCCTACAGCGTCCCCCTCCTGGTCTGGGCACGCTACTGCGTCCATTTCCTGCTCATGGCCGTCATCCTCGGCCCGCGCCTGGGCCGCAGCCTGATACGCACCGGGAATCCGCGTCTGGTCATCCTGCGGGGCCTGTTCCTGGTCGGCTGCACGGCCTTCGGCGTCGCTGCCCTGGCCCGCATGCCCCTGGCGGAAACCACCGCCATCGCCTTCACCGCCCCCCTGCTGGTGGCCCTGCTGGCCGGTCCTCTGCTGGGGGAACGGCTCACACCGCTGCGCTGGGGGGTCGTGTTCATCGGTTTCGCCGGCGTCCTGCTCATCGCCCGGCCGGAAGGGGGCGTCACCCCCAGCGGTGCAGGGCTCGCCCTGGGCGCATCAGCCTGCTTCGCCGCCTACCAGATCCTCACCCGCCGTCTGGCCGCCAGTGAATCCACCCTGACCCTGCTGTTCTACACCGCGCTGTCGGGGAGCGTGGTCACCAGTCTTGCTCTGCCCTTCTTCCACGCCGATCTGGTCGTCCCTCCCCCGGGCGATGCGCTGCTGATCTGCGCCCTGGGCGTCCTGGGCGGCAGCGGCCACTTCCTCCTCACCTGGGCCTTCCGCCACGCCCCGGCCTCCCTCCTGTCGCCCTTCACCTATCTGCAACTGGTCTGGGCCACCCTGCTGGGCGCCGCGGTCTTCGGCCACTGGCCCGACGCCCTCGCTTTCCTGGGCATGGCCATCATCGTCGCCGGCGGGGTCGTGCTGGCCATCAGGACAGCGCCCGCAAACCCCGAGAGCCGGTGA